Proteins co-encoded in one Saprospira grandis genomic window:
- a CDS encoding ABC transporter substrate-binding protein, translating to MRYFLPFLALLLFACQGEAPTSSQEETQSSSSLELRQAQGFKVRAIENGQYLVEIDEQRFCLYPRTLKISKRLENYQYLPYPLKRVVCKSSPAWAMIELLDERKSVVGISDARDFESPYVKYLPELGREQLNYEALLLLSPELVVGYGAKADPKLADLNIPELRLKEYAEASPLAQMEWIRLFGLLFEKDEIAQNFVNERFAAYEELKQLAQKAQTRPSVLLGSQFGGGWYLAGGKSFMAQYLADAQANYLWKDLPGKEGVPLDFEAVLAKGQKADYWLNVGSYRSFEELRANNPRYALFQAFQQKKIYNYYGYRFCGTGRHGFFESGTIYPDEVLGDLIHIFHPELLPNWQLHYYYDWADDAF from the coding sequence ATGCGATACTTTCTCCCTTTTTTAGCCCTTTTACTTTTTGCTTGCCAAGGAGAAGCACCAACTTCTAGTCAGGAAGAAACGCAAAGCTCTTCTTCTCTAGAGCTTCGGCAGGCCCAAGGGTTTAAGGTCAGGGCCATAGAAAATGGACAATATTTAGTAGAAATTGACGAACAGCGCTTTTGCCTTTATCCTAGGACGTTGAAAATCAGCAAAAGGCTGGAAAACTACCAGTATTTGCCCTACCCCCTAAAAAGAGTGGTCTGCAAAAGCAGTCCCGCCTGGGCCATGATCGAACTCCTCGATGAGCGTAAAAGTGTAGTGGGCATTTCTGATGCTAGAGATTTTGAAAGCCCTTATGTTAAGTATCTCCCCGAATTGGGCCGAGAACAGCTTAATTATGAGGCTTTGCTTTTGCTATCGCCGGAGTTGGTGGTTGGTTATGGGGCCAAAGCCGACCCCAAACTAGCCGACCTAAATATTCCCGAGCTTCGCCTTAAAGAATATGCAGAAGCCTCTCCCCTCGCCCAGATGGAATGGATTCGCTTGTTTGGTCTGCTCTTCGAAAAAGATGAGATAGCCCAAAACTTTGTAAATGAGCGTTTTGCCGCCTACGAAGAATTAAAACAACTAGCCCAAAAGGCCCAAACACGGCCTTCAGTTTTGCTAGGTAGCCAGTTTGGCGGTGGCTGGTATTTGGCTGGAGGAAAAAGCTTTATGGCCCAATATCTAGCCGATGCACAAGCCAATTATCTCTGGAAGGACTTGCCCGGAAAAGAGGGGGTTCCCCTAGATTTTGAGGCCGTTTTGGCCAAAGGACAAAAGGCCGATTACTGGCTTAATGTGGGGAGTTACAGGAGCTTCGAGGAGCTAAGGGCCAATAACCCCCGATATGCCCTTTTCCAGGCCTTTCAGCAAAAAAAGATCTATAATTATTATGGCTATCGTTTCTGTGGCACAGGTCGCCACGGTTTCTTTGAATCAGGCACTATTTATCCCGATGAAGTGCTTGGCGACCTGATCCATATTTTCCACCCAGAGCTTTTGCCCAATTGGCAGCTTCATTATTATTATGATTGGGCGGATGATGCATTTTAA